The proteins below come from a single Tachysurus fulvidraco isolate hzauxx_2018 chromosome 13, HZAU_PFXX_2.0, whole genome shotgun sequence genomic window:
- the slc17a8 gene encoding vesicular glutamate transporter 3 isoform X1 encodes MPFGGLAGLKEKVLKPGKEEMKYAVGDSMGNLQRKIDGTNVDDEAPIELTEDGRPVSASHRSPPMLDCGCFGLPKRYIIAILSGLGFCISFGIRCNLGVAIVEMVNNNTVYINGTAVMQPAQFNWDPETVGLIHGSFFWGYIVTQIPGGFISNKLAANRVFGAAIFLTSILNMFIPSAARVHYGCVLFVRILQGLVEGVTYPACHGMWSKWAPPLERSRLATTSFCGSYAGAVIAMPLAGVLVQYVGWPSVFYIYGVFGIIWYTFWLLLAYESPAVHPTISEEEKTYIETSIGEGVNLMSATEKFKTPWRQFFTSMPVYAIIVANFCRSWTFYLLLISQPAYFEEVFGFPISKVGILSAVPHMVMTIIVPIGGQLADFLRSNKILSTTTVRKIMNCGGFGMEATLLLVVGFSHTRGVAISFLVLAVGFSGFAISGFNVNHLDIAPRYASILMGISNGVGTLSGMVCPLIVGALTKHKTRREWQNVFVIAAMVHYCGVIFYGIFASGEKQDWADPESTSEEKCGIIGEDELAQETEASCESSLNTKMRSYGTTAENSDGRKQGWKKKRGVTTQEEDERGPSRYENGDY; translated from the exons GAAGATTGATGGCACCAATGTAGATGATGAGGCGCCAATAGAGCTAACGGAAGATGGCAGGCCAGTGTCAGCTTCTCACCGCAGCCCACCAATGCTCGATTGTGGCTGCTTCGGCCTGCCCAAGCGCTACATAATTGCTATTCTCAGTGGACTGGGTTTCTGTATCTCATTTGGTATCCGCTGCAATCTAGGTGTTGCCATTGTGGAAATGGTCAACAACAACACGGTGTACATCAATGGGACTGCTGTGATGCAG CCTGCCCAGTTTAACTGGGACCCTGAGACAGTAGGGTTGATACATGGCTCATTTTTCTGGGGTTACATTGTTACTCAAATCCCTGGAGGCTTTATTTCCAACAAGCTAGCAGCAAACAG GGTGTTTGGAGCTGCTATTTTCCTGACGTCAATTCTAAATATGTTTATCCCATCAGCAGCGAGAGTCCACTAtggctgtgttttgtttgtgcgaATCTTGCAGGGGCTGGTGGAG GGAGTCACCTATCCAGCTTGCCATGGAATGTGGAGCAAATGGGCTCCACCGCTAGAAAGAAGCCGCTTGGCGACTACATCTTTTTGTG GCTCATATGCAGGGGCTGTGATTGCCATGCCTCTGGCAGGAGTGTTAGTGCAGTATGTAGGCTGGCCCTCCGTTTTCTACATCTATG GAGTTTTTGGAATCATATGGTATACTTTCTGGCTACTGCTTGCCTATGAAAGCCCAGCTGTACACCCTACTATTAGTGAAGAAGAGAAAACATACATTGAGACCTCAATAGGTGAAGGTGTCAACTTAATGAGTGCTACTGAG AAATTCAAGACTCCATGGCGACAGTTCTTCACTTCTATGCCAGTCTACGCCATTATAGTGGCCAACTTTTGCCGTAGTTGGACCTTCTATCTCCTGCTTATTAGCCAACCAGCTTACTTTGAGGAGGTTTTTGGTTTTCCTATAAGCAAG GTGGGCATTTTGTCAGCTGTGCCCCACATGGTCATGACCATCATCGTGCCGATCGGAGGGCAGCTTGCAGACTTCTTGAGGAGCAATAAAATTCTGTCCACCACAACCGTGCGCAAAATCATGAACTGTGGAG GTTTTGGGATGGAAGCCACATTACTGCTAGTGGTGGGATTCTCACATACACGTGGTGTAGCCATTTCATTTCTTGTCCTGGCAGTGGGCTTCAGTGGCTTTGCCATATCAG GCTTCAACGTGAATCACCTTGATATTGCTCCCCGTTATGCAAGTATTCTGATGGGAATCTCCAACGGCGTAGGCACACTGTCTGGTATGGTGTGTCCTCTCATCGTTGGAGCACTGACCAAACACAAA actCGTCGGGAATGGCAGAATGTCTTTGTGATTGCCGCCATGGTCCATTATTGTGGTGTGATCTTTTACGGCATCTTTGCTTCGGGTGAAAAACAAGACTGGGCTGACCCTGAGAGCACTAGTGAGGAGAAGTGTGGCATCATCGGAGAAGACGAACTTGCTCAGGAGACTGAGGCCAGCTGTGAAAGCTCCCTCAACACCAAGATGAGGTCTTACGGAACCACTGCAGAGAACTCAGATGGCCGCAAACAGGgctggaaaaagaaaagaggtgtGACCACACAGGAGGAAGATGAAAGAGGACCATCACGGTACGAGAATGGGGACTATTAG
- the slc17a8 gene encoding vesicular glutamate transporter 3 isoform X2 has translation MPFGGLAGLKEKVLKPGKEEMKYAVGDSMGNLQRKIDGTNVDDEAPIELTEDGRPVSASHRSPPMLDCGCFGLPKRYIIAILSGLGFCISFGIRCNLGVAIVEMVNNNTVYINGTAVMQPAQFNWDPETVGLIHGSFFWGYIVTQIPGGFISNKLAANRVFGAAIFLTSILNMFIPSAARVHYGCVLFVRILQGLVEGVTYPACHGMWSKWAPPLERSRLATTSFCGSYAGAVIAMPLAGVLVQYVGWPSVFYIYGVFGIIWYTFWLLLAYESPAVHPTISEEEKTYIETSIGEGVNLMSATEKFKTPWRQFFTSMPVYAIIVANFCRSWTFYLLLISQPAYFEEVFGFPISKVGILSAVPHMVMTIIVPIGGQLADFLRSNKILSTTTVRKIMNCGGFGMEATLLLVVGFSHTRGVAISFLVLAVGFSGFAISGFNVNHLDIAPRYASILMGISNGVGTLSGMVCPLIVGALTKHKVGAALIVDMCICIEWFTPKDQLKDSSGMAECLCDCRHGPLLWCDLLRHLCFG, from the exons GAAGATTGATGGCACCAATGTAGATGATGAGGCGCCAATAGAGCTAACGGAAGATGGCAGGCCAGTGTCAGCTTCTCACCGCAGCCCACCAATGCTCGATTGTGGCTGCTTCGGCCTGCCCAAGCGCTACATAATTGCTATTCTCAGTGGACTGGGTTTCTGTATCTCATTTGGTATCCGCTGCAATCTAGGTGTTGCCATTGTGGAAATGGTCAACAACAACACGGTGTACATCAATGGGACTGCTGTGATGCAG CCTGCCCAGTTTAACTGGGACCCTGAGACAGTAGGGTTGATACATGGCTCATTTTTCTGGGGTTACATTGTTACTCAAATCCCTGGAGGCTTTATTTCCAACAAGCTAGCAGCAAACAG GGTGTTTGGAGCTGCTATTTTCCTGACGTCAATTCTAAATATGTTTATCCCATCAGCAGCGAGAGTCCACTAtggctgtgttttgtttgtgcgaATCTTGCAGGGGCTGGTGGAG GGAGTCACCTATCCAGCTTGCCATGGAATGTGGAGCAAATGGGCTCCACCGCTAGAAAGAAGCCGCTTGGCGACTACATCTTTTTGTG GCTCATATGCAGGGGCTGTGATTGCCATGCCTCTGGCAGGAGTGTTAGTGCAGTATGTAGGCTGGCCCTCCGTTTTCTACATCTATG GAGTTTTTGGAATCATATGGTATACTTTCTGGCTACTGCTTGCCTATGAAAGCCCAGCTGTACACCCTACTATTAGTGAAGAAGAGAAAACATACATTGAGACCTCAATAGGTGAAGGTGTCAACTTAATGAGTGCTACTGAG AAATTCAAGACTCCATGGCGACAGTTCTTCACTTCTATGCCAGTCTACGCCATTATAGTGGCCAACTTTTGCCGTAGTTGGACCTTCTATCTCCTGCTTATTAGCCAACCAGCTTACTTTGAGGAGGTTTTTGGTTTTCCTATAAGCAAG GTGGGCATTTTGTCAGCTGTGCCCCACATGGTCATGACCATCATCGTGCCGATCGGAGGGCAGCTTGCAGACTTCTTGAGGAGCAATAAAATTCTGTCCACCACAACCGTGCGCAAAATCATGAACTGTGGAG GTTTTGGGATGGAAGCCACATTACTGCTAGTGGTGGGATTCTCACATACACGTGGTGTAGCCATTTCATTTCTTGTCCTGGCAGTGGGCTTCAGTGGCTTTGCCATATCAG GCTTCAACGTGAATCACCTTGATATTGCTCCCCGTTATGCAAGTATTCTGATGGGAATCTCCAACGGCGTAGGCACACTGTCTGGTATGGTGTGTCCTCTCATCGTTGGAGCACTGACCAAACACAAAGTGGGTGCTGCTCTAATTGTTGATATGTGCATTTGCATAGAGTGGTTTACACCAAAGGACCAGTTAAAAG actCGTCGGGAATGGCAGAATGTCTTTGTGATTGCCGCCATGGTCCATTATTGTGGTGTGATCTTTTACGGCATCTTTGCTTCGGGTGA